One genomic segment of Arcobacter lacus includes these proteins:
- the aroB gene encoding 3-dehydroquinate synthase: MTVSINLPYEKSYNIFIEELKELSFDRKVVIVTNPTVSSFHLEYLKSKLNAKELSICTIPDGEKYKNMETIESILAHCFENRLDRKSLLIAFGGGVIGDMTGFASSIYQRGIDFVQIPTTLLSQVDASVGGKTGINNKFGKNLVGTFHQPIAVYIDPSMLKTLPKREFGAGVAEIVKMAVTFNKDFFEWLEANDLRDDKNIQIAIKKSVETKADVVSKDEKELGIRAALNYGHTFGHVIENETNYNTYLHGEAVGIGMCMANALAVKLGFMTKDEELRVKKLLETYDIPTTYKIKNVEDFYEHFFLDKKSLDNKIKFILPVGIGDCKITNEVTKNDVIEVLKGF, translated from the coding sequence ATGACTGTTAGTATAAATCTACCTTATGAAAAATCTTATAATATTTTTATAGAAGAGCTAAAAGAACTATCTTTTGATAGAAAAGTTGTGATTGTTACAAATCCAACAGTTAGTTCTTTTCACTTAGAATACTTAAAATCAAAATTAAATGCAAAAGAATTAAGTATCTGTACTATTCCTGATGGTGAAAAATACAAAAATATGGAAACTATTGAATCTATTTTAGCTCACTGTTTTGAAAATAGACTTGATAGAAAATCATTACTTATTGCTTTTGGTGGTGGTGTTATTGGAGATATGACTGGATTTGCTTCTTCAATTTATCAAAGAGGAATTGATTTTGTTCAAATTCCAACAACTTTACTTTCTCAAGTTGATGCAAGTGTTGGTGGAAAAACAGGAATAAATAATAAATTTGGAAAAAATCTTGTTGGAACTTTTCATCAACCAATTGCAGTTTATATAGATCCAAGTATGTTAAAAACTTTACCAAAAAGAGAGTTTGGCGCAGGAGTTGCTGAGATAGTTAAAATGGCAGTAACTTTTAATAAAGATTTTTTTGAATGGCTTGAAGCTAATGATTTAAGAGATGATAAAAATATTCAAATAGCTATAAAAAAATCAGTAGAAACTAAAGCTGATGTTGTATCTAAAGATGAAAAAGAACTTGGGATTAGAGCTGCACTTAATTATGGACATACTTTTGGACATGTAATTGAAAATGAAACAAACTATAATACATATTTACATGGAGAAGCTGTAGGAATTGGAATGTGTATGGCAAATGCACTTGCAGTAAAACTAGGATTTATGACAAAAGATGAAGAATTAAGAGTTAAAAAATTACTTGAAACTTATGATATACCAACAACTTATAAAATAAAAAATGTAGAAGACTTTTATGAACATTTTTTCCTAGATAAAAAGTCATTGGATAATAAAATTAAGTTTATTTTGCCAGTTGGTATTGGTGATTGTAAAATTACTAATGAAGTTACGAAAAATGATGTTATTGAAGTTTTAAAAGGTTTTTAA
- a CDS encoding bifunctional diguanylate cyclase/phosphodiesterase — translation MSLFKQVSIVLIFIFFILFTLIVGLSFNIIKDSTKKSLYENVQNSVTSLSLSITNAGGDESTIKTAINASFDNGNYEKIVFKDTDEQVVYEVKKELKIDEDIPKWFINFVDIDEISALATISSGWNVLGVLEIYGDRAIFYHQTYEMFTKLIVSLLISFAILLVILFFLFTFILKPLKIINKQALAVMKNEFILSEKIPFTTEFKSLTLSINSMINKFENMFENTNNVLKLNKELLYVDEITKLNNRKYFTLKVNEYLDKENTNNKGFVVVVALKIDVINKTYGYAKTNEILVKIASFIKEKFNDDSNVLVRMNGSELVALLPNIVEDSVVELLEKLIKDINDIKELKDNINFALCKYVNEDDIRTLLTKMDYAISQAKVHTENEYFYAKNIENYKTKEEWINILNVSLKEEHFKLLHRDILDINSKENLLKTVSFELEYQGEIIRYGEFIAPILEQNRLDEVYLHIIEKVFKSEENTLVSIQLPTMFIEKLSSYAKLKELLTKYKNKNVIFEIEEEAFNKNLNSTLMYIELFKENNFKFGIFNFIANSDDYSYLKELKPLYIKASKYFLLESRQSLNMLKILTQSLDIKLVATSVDDVSELTTLEEIGINAVSGSVMSKLNK, via the coding sequence ATGAGTTTATTTAAACAGGTTTCAATAGTATTAATTTTTATTTTCTTTATACTATTTACTCTTATTGTGGGTTTATCTTTTAATATAATAAAAGATTCTACAAAAAAATCGTTATATGAAAATGTGCAAAATAGTGTAACAAGTTTAAGTTTGTCTATTACAAATGCAGGTGGAGATGAAAGTACAATAAAAACAGCTATAAATGCAAGCTTTGATAATGGGAATTATGAAAAAATTGTTTTTAAAGATACAGATGAACAAGTAGTTTATGAAGTTAAAAAAGAGTTGAAAATTGATGAAGATATTCCAAAATGGTTTATAAATTTTGTTGATATAGATGAAATTTCAGCATTGGCAACTATTTCTAGTGGTTGGAATGTTTTAGGTGTTTTAGAAATCTATGGAGATAGAGCAATCTTTTATCATCAAACTTATGAGATGTTTACAAAACTTATTGTCTCTTTGTTGATTAGTTTTGCTATATTACTTGTAATTTTGTTTTTCTTATTTACATTTATTTTAAAACCATTAAAAATCATAAATAAACAAGCTTTAGCAGTTATGAAAAATGAGTTTATTTTATCAGAGAAAATACCATTTACTACAGAGTTTAAATCTTTAACTTTAAGTATAAATAGTATGATAAATAAGTTTGAAAATATGTTTGAAAATACAAATAATGTTTTAAAACTAAATAAAGAACTTTTATATGTAGATGAAATAACTAAATTAAATAATAGAAAATATTTTACACTAAAAGTTAATGAATATTTAGATAAAGAAAATACAAACAATAAAGGTTTTGTTGTAGTCGTAGCTTTAAAAATTGATGTTATCAATAAAACATATGGATATGCTAAAACAAATGAAATATTAGTTAAGATAGCTTCTTTTATAAAAGAAAAGTTCAATGATGATTCTAATGTACTTGTGAGAATGAATGGTTCTGAACTTGTGGCATTACTTCCAAATATTGTGGAGGATAGTGTTGTAGAATTACTAGAAAAATTAATAAAAGATATAAATGATATAAAAGAATTAAAAGATAATATAAATTTTGCATTATGTAAATATGTAAATGAAGATGATATCAGAACACTTCTTACAAAAATGGATTATGCTATTTCACAAGCAAAAGTTCATACTGAAAATGAATATTTTTATGCAAAAAATATTGAAAATTATAAAACTAAAGAAGAGTGGATAAATATTTTAAATGTATCTTTAAAAGAAGAACATTTTAAATTGCTTCATAGAGATATATTAGATATTAATTCAAAAGAGAATCTACTTAAAACAGTTAGTTTTGAATTAGAATATCAAGGTGAAATAATAAGATACGGTGAATTTATAGCACCAATTTTAGAACAAAATAGACTAGATGAAGTTTATTTACATATTATAGAAAAAGTATTTAAATCTGAAGAAAATACTTTAGTATCTATTCAATTGCCAACAATGTTTATCGAAAAATTAAGTAGTTATGCAAAATTAAAAGAGTTATTAACAAAATATAAAAATAAAAATGTAATTTTTGAAATAGAAGAAGAAGCATTTAATAAAAACTTAAATAGTACATTGATGTATATTGAACTATTTAAAGAAAATAATTTTAAATTTGGAATATTTAATTTTATTGCAAATAGTGATGATTATTCATATTTAAAAGAGTTGAAACCTTTATATATTAAAGCTTCAAAATATTTCTTATTAGAATCAAGACAAAGTTTAAATATGTTGAAGATTTTAACTCAATCTTTAGATATAAAACTTGTAGCAACTTCTGTTGATGATGTTTCTGAACTTACGACTTTAGAAGAAATAGGAATAAATGCTGTTAGTGGTTCAGTTATGTCAAAATTAAATAAATAG
- a CDS encoding response regulator transcription factor produces the protein MQKLALYTKDNLLLNRWENFLTNYEIKIIEDYEDLINLENSLLILSSCVDLENEEFILSNILKKENKVLFLERVPNLQKAKNWFALGIQGYGNSMMASVYLNSAIETILNGYIWLLPEITTQLIKNINIEKSQNTNEIFKDLTKTEEKIAILIKNGYTNVQISDELNISVNTIKTHIKHIYEKLQVNDRLSFINLFFK, from the coding sequence ATGCAAAAATTGGCACTCTACACAAAAGATAATTTATTATTAAATAGATGGGAAAACTTTTTGACTAACTATGAAATAAAAATTATTGAAGATTATGAAGATTTGATTAATTTGGAAAATTCTTTATTAATTTTAAGTAGTTGTGTTGATTTAGAAAATGAGGAATTTATTCTTTCTAATATACTTAAAAAAGAGAATAAAGTTTTGTTTTTAGAAAGAGTTCCTAATTTACAAAAAGCCAAAAATTGGTTTGCTTTAGGTATCCAAGGATATGGAAACTCTATGATGGCATCAGTTTATTTAAATTCGGCAATAGAAACGATTTTGAATGGTTATATTTGGTTACTTCCTGAAATAACAACTCAATTAATAAAAAATATAAATATTGAAAAAAGTCAAAATACTAATGAAATATTTAAAGATTTGACAAAAACAGAAGAAAAAATAGCTATTTTAATCAAAAATGGATATACAAATGTACAAATTAGCGATGAATTAAATATTTCAGTAAATACTATAAAAACTCATATCAAACATATCTACGAAAAACTTCAAGTAAATGACAGATTGTCGTTTATAAATCTTTTTTTTAAATAA
- a CDS encoding HlyD family type I secretion periplasmic adaptor subunit translates to MNKLEKLQNVFKKLFDLPKKKLEEFLDKPSNEKYKEIYESFFDNSIKLPKEPLNENDYDYMKSLSAAVVFHHSKKLHWVVIAFLVTIFTFIIWASFAEIDEIARGSGKVVPSGQNQIVQHLEGGIVQEILVKEGDFVNKDQVLIKVSNEKSTSTVASNEIKSYYYKAQIKRLESELKREPFVYETTDNEQLNEFLNNENEFYLTNTKQLESKVNILKEQIKQKENELKDAQQTIEHMKFSVGAISKEVQMTKPMVERGIRSQVDFLKLQREESDAKNKLQSVILSVDKINSEIIELNKKIDETNGTYDAQIREKLNEIYSQLKDVEANNVASLDQVTRNTVISPSNGIVQKLHVNTIGGAIKPSQDLLEIVPTDHKLIVEVKILPKDIAFIYQGQKAIVKFSAFDFSIYGGLDGHVINISPDTITEKDEKTFYIVRIETEKNYIGKEENSKHIIPGMVADVDIMTGKKTVLDYILKPILKTKTYTMTER, encoded by the coding sequence ATGAATAAATTAGAAAAACTCCAAAATGTTTTTAAAAAACTTTTTGATTTACCTAAAAAAAAGCTTGAAGAGTTTTTAGATAAACCATCAAATGAGAAGTATAAAGAGATTTATGAATCATTTTTTGATAATAGTATAAAACTTCCAAAAGAACCACTTAACGAAAATGACTATGATTATATGAAGAGTTTAAGTGCTGCTGTAGTTTTTCACCATTCAAAAAAACTTCATTGGGTAGTTATAGCTTTTTTAGTAACAATATTTACTTTTATAATTTGGGCTTCATTTGCTGAAATTGATGAAATAGCAAGAGGTAGTGGAAAAGTTGTTCCAAGTGGGCAAAATCAAATAGTTCAACATTTAGAAGGTGGAATAGTTCAAGAGATTTTAGTAAAAGAGGGTGATTTTGTAAATAAAGACCAAGTTTTAATAAAAGTTTCAAATGAAAAATCAACATCAACAGTTGCTTCAAATGAAATAAAATCTTATTACTATAAAGCACAAATAAAAAGACTTGAATCTGAATTAAAAAGAGAGCCTTTTGTTTATGAAACAACAGATAATGAACAACTCAATGAGTTTTTAAATAATGAAAATGAATTTTATCTTACAAATACAAAACAACTTGAATCAAAAGTTAATATTTTGAAAGAGCAAATTAAACAAAAAGAAAATGAATTAAAAGATGCTCAACAAACAATTGAACATATGAAATTTTCTGTTGGTGCTATTTCAAAAGAAGTTCAAATGACGAAACCAATGGTTGAAAGAGGTATTCGTTCTCAAGTTGATTTTCTAAAACTTCAAAGAGAAGAGAGTGATGCTAAAAATAAACTTCAAAGCGTTATTTTGAGTGTTGATAAAATAAATTCAGAAATTATTGAATTAAATAAAAAGATTGATGAAACAAATGGAACTTATGATGCTCAAATTAGAGAAAAATTAAATGAAATATATAGTCAATTAAAAGATGTTGAAGCAAATAATGTAGCTTCTTTAGATCAAGTTACAAGAAATACTGTTATTTCTCCATCAAATGGAATAGTACAAAAACTTCATGTAAATACAATAGGAGGAGCAATAAAACCTTCTCAAGATTTATTAGAAATTGTTCCAACGGATCATAAATTGATAGTTGAAGTGAAAATTTTACCTAAAGATATTGCTTTTATTTATCAAGGACAAAAAGCAATAGTGAAATTTTCTGCCTTTGATTTTTCTATTTATGGTGGACTTGATGGGCATGTTATAAATATAAGCCCAGATACTATTACAGAAAAAGATGAAAAAACTTTTTATATAGTAAGAATTGAAACAGAAAAGAATTATATAGGAAAAGAAGAAAATTCTAAACATATAATTCCAGGAATGGTTGCAGATGTTGATATTATGACAGGTAAAAAAACTGTACTTGATTATATATTAAAACCTATTTTAAAAACAAAAACATATACTATGACGGAGAGGTAA
- a CDS encoding transglutaminase-like cysteine peptidase — translation MKIFIITLFLLFCNLNADFASDSLIDKVEKKYNKFAKNRFIALNKMLEKIKNENIQTKLEKVNDFFNNVKYNSDQKIYGTSDYWATPNEFLARDEGDCEDYVIAKYFALEYLGVPTSKMFLSYVRVKKSNEAHMVLSYFETPTSEPVILDNIRKIILPASKRDDLTPVFNFNPNILKGNKTAAHKKWDTLIQNYKEQKL, via the coding sequence ATGAAAATTTTTATAATCACTCTTTTTTTACTGTTTTGTAATCTAAATGCAGATTTTGCTAGTGATTCACTAATAGATAAAGTTGAAAAAAAATATAATAAATTTGCAAAAAATAGATTTATAGCATTGAATAAAATGTTAGAAAAAATCAAAAATGAGAATATACAAACAAAACTTGAAAAAGTTAATGATTTTTTTAATAATGTAAAATATAATTCTGATCAAAAAATTTATGGAACAAGTGATTATTGGGCAACACCAAATGAATTTTTAGCAAGAGATGAAGGTGATTGTGAAGATTATGTGATTGCGAAATATTTTGCTTTAGAATATTTAGGAGTTCCAACTTCAAAAATGTTTTTAAGTTATGTTAGAGTAAAAAAATCAAACGAAGCACATATGGTTTTATCATACTTTGAAACGCCAACATCTGAACCAGTTATTTTAGATAATATTAGAAAAATAATTTTGCCAGCATCAAAAAGAGATGATTTAACACCAGTTTTCAATTTTAATCCAAACATTCTAAAAGGTAATAAAACAGCAGCCCATAAAAAATGGGATACCCTAATCCAAAATTACAAGGAGCAAAAGCTATGA
- a CDS encoding type I secretion system permease/ATPase → MVNQNLRKNDSLLECLVLYTRLFHKPFSSESLLQGLPLGSNITDQMLFSKNSSKSMFSRAAARAGLKTTIIEKPIKDILSLQLPVILFLSNENSCILDSFNEDKTKAKIIFPGVDDPLQDWVEIEKLEAEYLGYAFMLKKAYEYEHENGQKTLDINNQKHWFWSTLGFSKSIYLDCILASILINLFVLATPLFTMNVYDRVIPNNAQETLVVFTVGIVIVFLLDGILKFLRTYFLEIAAKKSDIIMSSIIFEKVLDLQLSSHPKSVGSFANNLKSFDSIRGFLTNSTLSVLVDFPFALLFLIVIFYISGMLVFIPIFIIFLIVIYAKMIKDPLKASIESTYEASAKKNGILIEALQNIETIKAQGMQGNIQYNWEESTGEIANKSLKSKIISASIPTVTGILVGLNTVLIICFGVYQIQEFHLTMGGLIATMILSGRAIAPMGQIVSLITNYEDTKQSFKMLDDIVNRPIERPLAKEFVKRPALRGNIEFRDVSFKYPDSDLYALKNVSFTINEGERVAFIGRIGSGKSTIAKLLLKLYEPESGSILIDGIDIAQIDPADLRQKMSYVPQDVHLFRDTIKKNILGIHKFVDDEWMLKCSKISGTDEFVKLHPIGYDMPIGERGQGLSGGQRQSVAIARSLINNADIWLFDEPTNAMDQTSEMNVLKNLKENLDDKTLLIVTQKMNMLDLVTRVIVMNFGEKVLDGSKEEVIKKLGGVSNE, encoded by the coding sequence ATGGTTAATCAGAATTTGAGAAAAAATGATAGTTTATTAGAGTGTTTAGTTTTGTATACAAGGCTTTTTCATAAGCCATTTTCTTCCGAATCTTTGCTTCAAGGGTTGCCGTTAGGATCAAATATAACTGATCAGATGCTCTTTTCTAAAAATAGTTCAAAATCTATGTTTAGCAGGGCAGCCGCAAGAGCAGGACTTAAGACTACAATTATTGAAAAACCAATTAAAGATATATTGAGTTTACAACTGCCTGTAATTTTATTTTTATCAAATGAAAATAGTTGTATTTTAGACTCATTTAATGAAGATAAAACAAAAGCAAAAATAATTTTTCCAGGTGTTGATGATCCTTTACAAGATTGGGTAGAAATTGAAAAATTAGAAGCTGAATATTTAGGTTATGCTTTTATGTTAAAAAAAGCATATGAGTATGAACATGAAAATGGACAAAAAACACTCGATATAAATAATCAAAAACATTGGTTTTGGAGTACATTAGGTTTTTCAAAATCTATTTATCTTGATTGTATTTTAGCTTCAATTTTGATAAACCTTTTTGTTTTAGCAACACCACTTTTTACAATGAATGTTTATGATAGAGTTATTCCAAATAATGCTCAAGAAACATTAGTTGTATTTACCGTAGGTATTGTTATTGTATTTTTGTTAGATGGTATTTTGAAATTTTTAAGAACATATTTTTTAGAAATTGCGGCTAAAAAAAGCGATATTATCATGTCATCTATTATTTTTGAAAAAGTTTTAGATTTACAATTAAGTTCTCATCCAAAATCAGTTGGTTCATTTGCAAATAACTTAAAAAGCTTTGATAGCATAAGAGGTTTTTTAACAAATTCAACATTGAGCGTACTTGTAGATTTTCCTTTTGCACTTTTATTTTTAATAGTAATATTTTATATATCTGGTATGTTAGTATTTATTCCTATTTTTATAATATTTTTGATTGTTATTTATGCAAAAATGATAAAAGATCCTTTAAAAGCAAGTATTGAAAGCACTTATGAAGCAAGTGCTAAAAAAAATGGAATATTAATTGAAGCTTTACAAAATATTGAAACAATAAAAGCACAAGGTATGCAAGGAAATATTCAATATAACTGGGAAGAATCAACAGGTGAAATTGCAAATAAAAGTTTGAAATCAAAAATAATATCTGCTTCAATTCCTACAGTTACTGGTATTTTAGTTGGGTTAAATACAGTTTTGATTATTTGTTTTGGTGTTTATCAAATTCAAGAATTTCATTTAACAATGGGAGGATTGATTGCAACTATGATTTTATCAGGAAGAGCAATAGCTCCTATGGGACAAATAGTAAGTTTAATTACAAACTATGAAGATACAAAACAATCTTTTAAAATGTTAGATGATATTGTAAATAGACCAATTGAACGACCATTAGCTAAAGAGTTTGTAAAAAGACCAGCTTTAAGAGGTAATATTGAGTTTAGAGATGTTTCTTTTAAATATCCAGATAGTGATTTATATGCTTTAAAAAATGTAAGTTTTACTATAAATGAAGGTGAAAGAGTTGCATTTATTGGAAGAATTGGTTCTGGTAAAAGTACAATTGCTAAGTTATTGTTGAAACTTTATGAACCTGAAAGTGGTTCAATTTTAATTGATGGAATTGATATTGCACAAATTGATCCTGCAGATTTAAGACAAAAAATGAGTTATGTTCCTCAAGATGTTCATTTATTTAGAGATACTATAAAGAAAAATATTTTAGGTATTCATAAATTTGTTGATGATGAGTGGATGCTAAAATGTTCAAAAATTAGTGGAACAGATGAGTTTGTGAAACTTCATCCAATAGGTTATGATATGCCAATTGGTGAAAGAGGACAAGGTTTATCAGGAGGGCAACGACAAAGTGTAGCAATTGCAAGATCTTTGATAAATAATGCTGATATTTGGTTATTTGATGAGCCAACGAATGCTATGGACCAAACAAGTGAAATGAATGTTCTAAAAAATTTAAAAGAGAATTTAGATGATAAAACTCTTTTAATAGTTACACAAAAGATGAATATGTTAGATTTAGTTACAAGAGTTATTGTTATGAATTTCGGTGAAAAAGTTTTAGATGGAAGTAAAGAAGAAGTTATAAAAAAATTAGGAGGAGTTTCAAATGAATAA